CGCCGCCGTCGAGCGAGCGGTAGACGCCGGCGTCGGTGCCGGCGAACACCGCGCCGTCGGCCCCGATCGCCAGCGACTCGACATACGGGTTGTCTAGGCCTTCGCTTGCCGGCTCCCAGGTAGCGCCGGCGTCCTGCGAGCGGAGCACGCCGTCGTCGGAGCCGGCGAACACCACGCCGTTCGCATCGATCGCAAACGCCGGGACGAGCGGACTGAACAAGCCGGCGTCATGGACTTCCACCCAGCTCTCGCCAAAGTCGAGCGAGCGATAGACGCCGCCCAGCAGGGCGCCGGCGTAAAGGGCGCCGGACGGGGCCGCCACGACGTCGCCCAGCGACAACACCTCGGGGTCGACGCCGGCAGGGCTCCAGGTCGCCCCCCGGTCGTCCGAACGAAACAGGCCGTCCTCGTGGGTGGCGGCGAACAGGACGCCGTCGGGCGAGACGGCGAGGCCGGTCACGAGGAGGGAATCCAGGCCGGCGTGCGCCGGCGCCCAGCTGGTGCCCTGGTCGTCGCTCCGGTAAACGCCAAACGACGTCCCGGCGAACAGCGCACCGCCGCCGTCGAGCGCGAGCGACCAGATGTCGAGCCCGGGCAGCCCTTCGCTGGCGGACGTCCAGGGCACGCCGCTGTCCTGCGCCCGTACCGCCGCCGGAGCGGCCGCGAGAAGCAGGGCGAGGGAAAAAAGGATTGATCGTAACATGGGGGATGGAGGGATGTGGGATGCAGGATGCGGGATGTGGGATGAACGGACAGTTTTTTGGGAAAACATCCTGCATCCTGCATCATATATCCCATTCGCTAGAGCGCAACAGCACGTCAATAAACAAAACGAGGCGGAACCGTGCTGCACGGCTCCGCCTCGTAGGGTCATCTATCGGAAAAAAGACGTTTTATTTTCGGCCGCGCGCCGTGCTGGAGGCGCCCTTGCCGCCCCGGGTCGAGGTGTCGGTGGTGCTCAACTCCTCGACGGCTATGGCCGCCGGCTCGATGTAGCCTGACAGCGCGGAAGGCGAAGACACGATGTCGCCGACGTACACGCTCCGGTTCGTCGTGCCGGCGGGAACGTGGCTGATGCCCGCCTTGCCCATGTCGACCAGAGCCTGCTGCACCTCGTACGGCGAAGCGGCCGGGTGGCGCGTCAGGTACAGGGCGGCGGCGCCGGCGACGTGCGGAGCAGCCTGCGACGTGCCCGCCTGGATGGCGAGGAATTTATTGTTCACGTTCGAGAGCGACACGATGAACTCGCCCGGCGCGAGGAGGTCCACCACCGAACCGTGGTTCGAGAACGAAGAGAAGGTGCCGGACTCGTCGAAGGCACCGACGGTGATCGCGTCGCGGACGTGCGCCGGCGAATACGTCGAAGCATCCTTCCCGTTGTTGCCGGCAGCGACCACTACCACGATGCCGTCCTCGATCGCATGCTCGATGGCCTCGTCGAGCGCGTTGTACCCGGTGGTCCCGATGTCCGCGCCCAGGCTCATATTTACGACGATCGGCATATCCGGGTGATGATGTTTGACCGTCGTCACATACTCGAGCGCCGCGAGCACCGTCGTGATGTCCGTGCGCCCGTCGTTCGCGAGCACCTTGATATTGTGGATCGCCACGTTGGGCGCCACGCCGGCCACGCCGTTGCGGTCGTCGATGGCGCCGATGATGCCGGCGACATGGGTGCCATGCCCGAGCCGGTCTTCGCTGCCAACCGAACCCGAAACCGTCTCGCCCGGGGTTACCGCGCTCCAGTCGGCCGTCCAGTAGGTCGACCAGTAGTCGTCCTGCTCCAGCCAATAGGTGCTGATCACGTCCGACCAGTTGCCGTCGATGTTGCCGCGATAGAGCCGGGTAAAATCGACGGATTCGACGACGTTCACGTCATCGTTCGTGACGCCGGAATCGAAGACGTACACATGCACGAGGTCGTTGCCGGTGTAGATGTCGGTCTGCCGGGCGCCAACATGCTTTACGCCCCAGCTGATATACTGGGTATTGCTTACGGCTTCCTGCGACGACGTGCCGGGCCCGTCGAGCAGCGCGTCGGGCTCGACCCATGCGATGTCGGGGTCTTCGTCGATGAAGTCGATCAGGCTTTCGAGGGAGTCGGCGTCCAGCTGGACCGTGATGGCCGGCAGCACGTCCTCGGTTTCCACCTTGGGACGGATGCTGTCGCCATAGCGGGAGAGCAGGCGCTTGGTCACGGCAAAACGGTCCATCAGCCGGCGGGTCACGCCGTCGGCCTCGTACTCGTTGAAGCCGATGACCAGGTTGACGGCATCGGTACCGATCTTACCGGCTCCGATGCGCGTCTTATCGAGCAAGTGGGCATGGCGGAATTTTGACGCGCCGCTGACGGCACTCACCGCCGCGACACCGTCTGGCACGCCGTCATCGGCCCGCTCCCCGACCAGGGCATCGCACCCCTGGAGGAAAGCCGGGCTCAGAAAGAGCGCCAAGATGATCAGCGTCATGAGGCGCTGTTTATGGGTAGGAATCATGGTTCAAAACCTGAATACTGACCGGGGGGGTAGGGTCGTTACCTGTTGCATCCACCCCGTTTCGTTTGGTGGGTGCTGGCAGGCGAGCCGATCGTTAACAAGGAGCCTGCCAAGCCGAAAGCAGCCTGAAAGCGCGGATTCATGCCCCGAAGCGGGTAACGAAACGAAACCCGCGTTCCGAATTGTAACGGCCTGCCACCCTGCCGGGACACGATCCCGGCCTGATGCGTTGGAGTCGCGACGCACCCGTCATACATTCTCCATCGCTCAGCTTCGATACGTACGTGGAACTCGGCATATATACCTTCGCGGAAGCCACCCCCGACCCCCGCACCGGGCACACCGTCAGCGCCGAACAGCGGCTACGGGATTTGCTGGAAGAAATCGAACTGGCGGATCAGGTGGGGCTGGATGTGTTTGGCGTCGGCGAGCACCACCGGCCGGACTATACCGTCTCGTCGCCGGCGGTCGTCCTCGGGGCGGCGGCGGCGCGCACGAAACGGATCCGGCTCACAAGCGCCGTTTCCGTGCTCAGCTCGGACGACCCGGTGCGCGTCTTTCAGCAATTCGCCACCGTCGACCTGCTTTCCGGCGGACGCGCCGAGATCATGGCCGGCCGGGGCTCCTTCATCGAGTCCTTCCCGCTATTCGGGTACGATTTGAGCGATTACGACGACCTGTTCAAGGAAAAGCTGGAGCTGCTCCTCCAGCTGCGGGACAGCGAACGCGTCTACTGGCAGGGCAAGCTGCGGCCGGCGCTGAGCGGTCAGGGCGTCTATCCCCGTCCCGTGCAGCAGCCCATCCCGGTCTGGATCGCCGTCGGCGGCACCCCGCAGTCGGTGATCCGCGCCGGCGTGCTCGGCTTGCCCCTCGCCATCGCCATCATCGGCGGCCAACCCGCCCGGTTCGCCCCGCTGGCCGAATTGTACCGGCGCGCCGCGACCGAGGCCGGCCACGACCCGGACACGCTTCAGCTCAGCATCAACTCGCACGGCTTCATCGCGGACACGACCGAGGACGCCGCCGACCAGTCCTATCCCTTCTTCGCCGAAGTCATGAGCCGCATCGGCCGCGAACGCGGCTGGCCCCCCACCACCCGCGCCGACTTCGACGCCCAGCGCGGCCCGACCGGCGCGCTCCTCGTGGGCGATCCGCAGCACGTCATCGACAAGATCCTCTACGAACACTCGCTCTTCGGGATGACGCGCTTTTTGATCCAGTTCAGCGTGGGCACGCTTCCGCACGACCAGATCATGCGGTCCATCGAGCTGTACGGCACCGTGGTGGCGCCGGCGGTGAGAAAGGCGCTTTCCAATGGCTGATCGTCGACGGGTGCACGTTTGCCCGTCGACGATCAACCATCGACCCGCTCCCGCGATCAGCCCGTGAAATACAGGTAGGCGGCGAGAATGAGCACCAGCACGAGCGCGGTCGACGCCACATCCTTCATGTCCCAGCTGGCGCGCGTGCGGGCGCGGTCCTCGGCGGTGAGGGTGCCGTAGGTCAGCCCGCTGATCGCCTCGTACGAGGGCGGCGGGGTCATGTAGCTCACGCCCATCATCACCGCGATACAGATCAGGAAGATCGCGAGGCTGTAGTACTGGAAGAAGATGTTGTTGATCACCCACAGGAACGAGCCCGGCTCGTAGGCGAACCCGTCGCCCAGCGCGACCGGCGTGTCGACCGCCAGCCGGAACAGGCCCAGCGCGAACCCGACGACGAGCGCCGCCAGACAGCCTTCCTTGTTGAGCCGCTTGTTGAAGACGCCGAGGAAAAAGACGACAAAGATCGGCGGCGCGAGATAAGCTTGCACGCCCTGCAGATAGTCGTACAATCCGCGGCCTCCCTGGATGACCGGGATCCACGCGAGCCCGACCACCACCATCACGGCCGTCGCGACGCGCCCCATCCACACCAGGTGCCGTTCGGAGGACTCGGGCCGCAGCCGGCTGTAGAAGTCCATCGTGAACAGCGTCGACGAGGCGTTGAACACGCCGGCCAGCGAACTCATCAGCGCCGCCAGCAGCCCGGCGACGACGATGCCCCGGATACCCACGGGCAGGATATGCGCCACGAGTAGCGGGAAGGCGGCCTGCGCGTTCTCGCGGATCAGGTCCCCGTTCGCATCGATGAGGGTCTCGGAAAACACGGCGATCTTGCCGGACTTCGCCAGCGCGAACGTGATGATGCCGGGGATGATGAAGATGAAAACCGGCAGGAGCTTGAGCACGGCCGCCGCGATCGAGCCGCGCCGGGCCTCGGTCTCGTTGGGCGCGCCGAGCGTGCGCTGGACGATGTACTGGTCGGTCGTCCAGTACCACAGCCCGATGATCGGCGCGCAGAAGAGCATGCCCAGCCAGGGATATTCGTTGTTGAAATACCACGCCATCTGGCCGGCTTCACGCACCGGCGCCCAGGTCGCGGCGACGCCGTCGGGCACCATCGGCTTCCAGAGGTTGAACATCTCGGAGCCGGCGATCGCGTAGAGCTGGTCCCATCCCCCGATCGCCTTCAGACCGTAGATCAGAACCAGGAACGAGCCGAAGACCAGGATGAGGGTTTGAAGCGCTTCCGTATAGGCGACGGCCCGCAGCCCCCCCAGCATGGTGTACATCCCGGTGAAGAGGATTACGAGAATGGATCCCAGCCAGAAGCTGTTCATCCCCATGAAGGAAAGATCCGGCAGCAGCACGCTGAACACGATGCCGCCGGCGAAGATGCCCACCGCGATCTTGGTCAGCACGTAGGCCACCAGCGAGATGACGGACAGCAGCGTCCGCGCGGCCGGCGAGAAGCGGCGCTCCAGGAACTCCGGCATCGTGAACACCTGGGACCGCATGTAGAACGGCACCATGATCCAGCCGAGCACCAGCAGGCACCAGGCGTGCAACTCGTAATGCGCCAGCGCGACGCCGTCCGTGGCGCCGGAGCCGGCCAGCCCCACGAGGTGCTCCGAGCCGATGTTCGAGGCGAAGATGGACGCGCCGACGATGAGCCACCCGAGGTGGCGTCCGGCGAGGAAGTAGTCGGTGGCGGTGTCGGTTTTTTGGCGGATCACCCACCAGGCCAGGCCCAGGATGATCATGAAATAGCCGGCGATGATGACCCAGTCCAGGGTCGCGAGCGTGCTCATAAACGGCGGGCAACGACGCGCCACGGCGCCGCTGAATTGATGGGATGTTCGGTGGGTGATGGCAAAGTATAGCCCGCCCGGGCGCAATGATGCAACGCCGTCTGCCGATTGATCATATCACTCGTGTTACGCAAGGCATCGTGTCCATCTGTGGATGCAAGATGCAGGATGCAGGATGCAGGATTTCGTCCGAAAAGCCTGTTGCCCGGTACAAAATCCTGCATCTTGCATCCTGCATCAGATTACCAGGCACACGGCTGCGTAAGATCAGTCATATCAATTTTAACACCCGCGTTCGCCGGCTTCAGCGGTTGGATGGAGGGGGCGCCAGCCGATCCATGCGCCGCTGCCAGTCGCGCAGATAGGCTTCGCGGTGCCGGCTCACCGTGCCGGCGCCGGCGCGGTCCTCCACGGCCCAGGCGGGGTCGGGGTCGTCGATCCACCACGCCGGCCGGCCGTCCCGCCGCACGAAACGGCCGCCCCAGTGGTCGGATTCCGGGTCGTCGGGGTCGCCGCGCAGCAGGTAGGCGACGGACGGCGAATCCCCCATCTTGATGCGGCCGGTGGCCTCGCCCGGCAGGGCCGGCGCGATGCCGCAGAAATACGCCCCCAGGGCCCCGTGACCGCAGACGTGCTGCTGGACAAACGTCTGGTTGCCGAGATCGCCGGCCTGATCGCCCCCCATATACCATCCCCGAAACGTCGTATTCGACCGGATAAACCACAACTCCGGAAACGCCGCGTCGACGTAGGCATACGCCGCCGGATCCTGCTGCTCGTTCCAGCTGGCGATAAAATACACACGCAGTCTGGCCGCGATGGACGGGTCGTCGTGGAGCGCCTGGGCCACGTCGGTGATGGCGCCCCAGACCAGGACGTAGAGCGGCCGCGGGTCGTCCTCGTGGGCGCGCCGGACGATCCAGCGCGAGCCTTCCGTCGGCGCGCTCCAGCCGGCCGCCGGCGCCGGGTCCGTCGCGCCCTGCTTCGTCAGGGCCCGGAGCGTGTCGGGATGCGGATAGGCGGCATTGGACACCCACAGCCGCGGATAGTCGCGGGCGTAGACGTCGATCACGTCGAGGATATCCGATGCGCGGCCGGCGTGCGGAGGCGAGGCGATCAACCCCTCCACATCGAACAGGTCGGCGTAGAGCAGGAAGTGAATCATTGACTGGATGTCGTCGCCGTCCGACCCGCCGAGATCCGTGGACACGATGACCCGATACCGCTCTCCGGCGACCGCGCCTCCGCGCAGCGGCTGTCCGATCGCCGGGTGGACGAGAAAGAGGAGCAAGAGAACGCAGCGCATCACGGGCAAAAGGCGTTGGGCGTTGAGGGACGCGGGTAAGATAAACCGCACGTTTCGTGCATCCAGTATCTTTCCCCAAAATGCGTATCTTCATCCGGTCCAACCCGCCCTACTTGCCGGCACAGCCATGACTACCCACCGTATCCACCCGCTCCGCGCCCTCGCCACCGTGGCCGCGGCCCTCCTCATCGTTCTTTTCGCATCGCAGTGCACGCCCGAAAAGGGCCTGCCCGTTCGCGCCGGCGACCACATCGTGCTCATCGGCAACAACCTGTGCTCGCGCATGATGAACTACGGGTATTTCGAGACCGAAATGCAGGTCCGCTACCCGGACAGCCTCCTCACCATCCGCAACATGTGCGACGGCGGCGATACGCCCGGTTTCCGGCCGCACTCCGCGCGCAACTCCCCGTGGGCCTTTCCGGGCGCCGAGAAGTTCCAGACCGAAAACGCCACGCCGTCCGGCAGCGAGGGCTTCTTCCCCTATCCCGACGAATGGCTGACCAGCCTCGGCGCCGACGTCATCGTAGCGTTTTTCGGCTTCAACGAGTCGTACGCCGGCCCCGAAGGCGTCGACAACTTCAAGGCCGAGTTGGACGCG
This sequence is a window from Rhodothermales bacterium. Protein-coding genes within it:
- a CDS encoding S8 family serine peptidase — its product is MIPTHKQRLMTLIILALFLSPAFLQGCDALVGERADDGVPDGVAAVSAVSGASKFRHAHLLDKTRIGAGKIGTDAVNLVIGFNEYEADGVTRRLMDRFAVTKRLLSRYGDSIRPKVETEDVLPAITVQLDADSLESLIDFIDEDPDIAWVEPDALLDGPGTSSQEAVSNTQYISWGVKHVGARQTDIYTGNDLVHVYVFDSGVTNDDVNVVESVDFTRLYRGNIDGNWSDVISTYWLEQDDYWSTYWTADWSAVTPGETVSGSVGSEDRLGHGTHVAGIIGAIDDRNGVAGVAPNVAIHNIKVLANDGRTDITTVLAALEYVTTVKHHHPDMPIVVNMSLGADIGTTGYNALDEAIEHAIEDGIVVVVAAGNNGKDASTYSPAHVRDAITVGAFDESGTFSSFSNHGSVVDLLAPGEFIVSLSNVNNKFLAIQAGTSQAAPHVAGAAALYLTRHPAASPYEVQQALVDMGKAGISHVPAGTTNRSVYVGDIVSSPSALSGYIEPAAIAVEELSTTDTSTRGGKGASSTARGRK
- a CDS encoding T9SS type A sorting domain-containing protein; amino-acid sequence: MLRSILFSLALLLAAAPAAVRAQDSGVPWTSASEGLPGLDIWSLALDGGGALFAGTSFGVYRSDDQGTSWAPAHAGLDSLLVTGLAVSPDGVLFAATHEDGLFRSDDRGATWSPAGVDPEVLSLGDVVAAPSGALYAGALLGGVYRSLDFGESWVEVHDAGLFSPLVPAFAIDANGVVFAGSDDGVLRSQDAGATWEPASEGLDNPYVESLAIGADGAVFAGTDAGVYRSLDGGGSWSAVHTDALGATNVRALVVTPANALFAGTHHAGVFRTLDNGATWEEVNDGLTDLDIHAFAVSAEGVLFAGTGGGGVFRRDVATEVASEEPAGLPSRYRLEGNYPNPFNPTTRIRYELPEAAPVTLGVFDATGRRVAVLVQGVEAAGRHEARFDATALPSGVYFYRLTAGAFTEVRHMVLLR
- a CDS encoding sodium:solute symporter, which gives rise to MSTLATLDWVIIAGYFMIILGLAWWVIRQKTDTATDYFLAGRHLGWLIVGASIFASNIGSEHLVGLAGSGATDGVALAHYELHAWCLLVLGWIMVPFYMRSQVFTMPEFLERRFSPAARTLLSVISLVAYVLTKIAVGIFAGGIVFSVLLPDLSFMGMNSFWLGSILVILFTGMYTMLGGLRAVAYTEALQTLILVFGSFLVLIYGLKAIGGWDQLYAIAGSEMFNLWKPMVPDGVAATWAPVREAGQMAWYFNNEYPWLGMLFCAPIIGLWYWTTDQYIVQRTLGAPNETEARRGSIAAAVLKLLPVFIFIIPGIITFALAKSGKIAVFSETLIDANGDLIRENAQAAFPLLVAHILPVGIRGIVVAGLLAALMSSLAGVFNASSTLFTMDFYSRLRPESSERHLVWMGRVATAVMVVVGLAWIPVIQGGRGLYDYLQGVQAYLAPPIFVVFFLGVFNKRLNKEGCLAALVVGFALGLFRLAVDTPVALGDGFAYEPGSFLWVINNIFFQYYSLAIFLICIAVMMGVSYMTPPPSYEAISGLTYGTLTAEDRARTRASWDMKDVASTALVLVLILAAYLYFTG
- a CDS encoding LLM class flavin-dependent oxidoreductase produces the protein MELGIYTFAEATPDPRTGHTVSAEQRLRDLLEEIELADQVGLDVFGVGEHHRPDYTVSSPAVVLGAAAARTKRIRLTSAVSVLSSDDPVRVFQQFATVDLLSGGRAEIMAGRGSFIESFPLFGYDLSDYDDLFKEKLELLLQLRDSERVYWQGKLRPALSGQGVYPRPVQQPIPVWIAVGGTPQSVIRAGVLGLPLAIAIIGGQPARFAPLAELYRRAATEAGHDPDTLQLSINSHGFIADTTEDAADQSYPFFAEVMSRIGRERGWPPTTRADFDAQRGPTGALLVGDPQHVIDKILYEHSLFGMTRFLIQFSVGTLPHDQIMRSIELYGTVVAPAVRKALSNG
- a CDS encoding DUF1593 domain-containing protein — its product is MRCVLLLLFLVHPAIGQPLRGGAVAGERYRVIVSTDLGGSDGDDIQSMIHFLLYADLFDVEGLIASPPHAGRASDILDVIDVYARDYPRLWVSNAAYPHPDTLRALTKQGATDPAPAAGWSAPTEGSRWIVRRAHEDDPRPLYVLVWGAITDVAQALHDDPSIAARLRVYFIASWNEQQDPAAYAYVDAAFPELWFIRSNTTFRGWYMGGDQAGDLGNQTFVQQHVCGHGALGAYFCGIAPALPGEATGRIKMGDSPSVAYLLRGDPDDPESDHWGGRFVRRDGRPAWWIDDPDPAWAVEDRAGAGTVSRHREAYLRDWQRRMDRLAPPPSNR